The segment CGATCGCGGAGGCGTTGACCAGCACCGACGGGCGCGGCGGCGAGGCCGCGGCCAGCGCCTGCACGAGGCGGCGCGTGGTCCCGATGCGGCTGTCGCGGAGCGCCTGCTTGCGCGCCGCGGTCCACCGGCCGCCGGCGATCGATTCGCCGGCCAGGTTGATGATGCCGTCGAAGGAGGCGAGGTCGCGCTCCCAGCCGCTGTCCCATCCGACGGCCGCCGGCGGAGGGCGGGCGGCCGCGGATCCCGAAGCCGGGCCGGAATCAGATAGGCCCGGCGAGGGACGAGGTTTTCGAGTGAGCAGCACGAGCCCGTGGCCGTGCGCGCGCAGGCGCGGAATGAGCGCGCGCCCGAGAAACCCGGTACCGCCGGTCACGAGCAGCTTCATCCGACCACCTGCCAACAATAATCACCAAGCACCAAATTCCAAATCCCAAACAAATTCCAAGCACCAAATTCCAAACGGTGTGGTGCTTGGTGCTTGGTGATTGGTGCTTGCTTGGTGCTTGGGATTTGGTGCTTGGTGCTTGCCGGGTATCCCATGGGCGCAGGTGGTCGGGTCATGGAGCGTATTCTCTCATAGCCGCCGTGGAGGGTCTACCGTTACGGTAAGGCGGTCCACGCTCTCACCGTCTCTTGGATGCGCGGCAACGGCAGGTCCAGCGCCTCGCGGGTGTGTTGCAAGACCGCGTCCCGCCACGGCAGGATCCCGCTCTGCAGCTCGCTCGTGAACGCCTCCGGCAGCGGTCCCAGCGCCGCCGAGAGCCGCTGGGCCAGCTCCTTCACTTCATCGGCCGCCGAGGAGAGCTCGGCGTAGCGCAGCCCGGTGCCGTCGCGCGGCAGCTTGAATCCATCGGTGAACAGCCGCAGCAGCGCGAGGTTCATGGCTTTTGCGCCGGCCTCATCCGCATCGAGCGCTTGCCAGATCTCGCGGGTCGTCCAATAGCGAAACAGCAGCCCCAGCTCGCGCCGGATCAGCTTCTCCGCCGCCGGCCTCGAGGAGTCTGCCACGGAAAGCGCGCCGAGCAGCCGCTCCGATGAGGCGCCGGCGGTGCGGGTGGCGATCGACGGGACCCTCGTCCTGGGCGGCGTCATAGG is part of the Gemmatimonadales bacterium genome and harbors:
- a CDS encoding NAD-dependent epimerase/dehydratase family protein is translated as MKLLVTGGTGFLGRALIPRLRAHGHGLVLLTRKPRPSPGLSDSGPASGSAAARPPPAAVGWDSGWERDLASFDGIINLAGESIAGGRWTAARKQALRDSRIGTTRRLVQALAAASPPRPSVLVNASAI